Genomic DNA from Bactrocera tryoni isolate S06 unplaced genomic scaffold, CSIRO_BtryS06_freeze2 scaffold_517, whole genome shotgun sequence:
ATTAAACTAATGTGTTGATTAAGTGATTGCCGTACATTTTTCAGACGTTCGTTAATTATATTACAACATTTACGCACCGCCTAAAATGGATATAAATTGAATGAAACAAATATGCAATAATCGCAAAATATATACGTAGCAGAGTGTTTCGCTGCCAATAGACCCTCGAGTCACCATGCTATTAGCACCATTAACAGTATTGCTCCCTTCGAATCGATTCATATCCACTGGTGTGCCTAACTCAAGTGACGCTAATTGTGCTATTTTCGTGTTCATGCCTCGACCCATTTCGATACCACCATGTGAAATGATGACAGTGGTATCACGATGATAAATAGCCAAGGTGGCGGGAAATAGTCCAAAATATCCAATATAGTACTCCACGATCCCTAGACCTTTCTTTCGCCAGcgattattttcattaaatgttttaaCTTTCTGCTTTCGCATTTTGTAATCAGTCGATTGTATAAAGTATATCAACATTTGTTCCATTTTATGACATGGAATTAAGTTGGCTTTTCGTACGTTCGATAATGTTCTCAATCATTACAATTCCCTCCACTGAACCAGGCCCTCGGCACGGTGTTTTACTGGGTGAATCGGTTAAAACCATATAGCCATCCAATTTGTAATTGTCAGTACTAccaatttttatatactaaaaCAGCGTGACCCATTGGTGATTCATTGGATTGATATCCTGCGTCCTCATAAAACTCACTACGCAAAGCAACGATTTTTCCTGTTTGTTTAACGTACAATTCGTACTGGCAATGAAAAGCCCACCGCTTTCCTAGAACATTCATCATCGATTCTATAGATTGAACAAAACGCACCGGGCGGTTAAGCTTGAGGGCAGCTAAAGATGCAGCACCAGCAGCAAAGGAATTTCGAGTTCCTTTACCACCAAATCCGCCACCCAAACGACGTACTTTCACTTGGATTTCGTTATTTTTCATATCAAGTAATTCTGTTAATACGCCTTGTAGAAGTTCCATCCACTGAGTAGTTGCATATACCTCCAATCCACCTTCGAACTGCAGCGTTATGCGGTTCCAAAAAATGATATTGCAGACCCAAATCCAATTTTCCTAAACTATATTCATACATCATAATTATCTTCAATATTTAGATTTTCTATGAGTGACTTAACCGTATGATTGATTCTATCTGAGCGGCGGCTCTTGAGAACATCATGTAAATTAGGAAAAACTTCACTTCCTTCGCCGTCATAAGTGTCTTTACTAATTTGGCAGCCATATTAGTAGTAGCATTTGACCCTGCTACTATTACCCCGATAGGCTGATTGTATAATTTAATTGCACCGCTAAAAAATAGTTCTTCCTTTTCCAAGAAAAACATGAGTTCATCGCCGCTAATTGTATTTTTTCCTGGGATATCTTTGGATGTTAAGAATGCAACGACACCTGGCAATTTTTcgcgccgcgcttcaaaaaaaataaccatggcaacccttttcttattgtgcaaatgcagagaattgtaactaaaataaaataattaaaataaagctttatttacaacaaatattaaaaaaatgaatataccgaaacgttatagtgaagtgttagtaaggGAAAAGTGcacaatataaatgaaaaagttactcacaatacacaaattatcaatgtaaaagttgtcaatttttcaactttaaatgcaaatatctttaaaactataagtcagcggcaactatatatatatattttcgtgatctggagagcGTCACCTTTCcactgatacccattttatccccgaaatccggggatgctaatctaaatcccagccaataattaaaataaagctttatttacaacaaatattaaaaaaattaatatacagaaacgttatagtgaagtgttagtaagtgaaaagtgcataatataagtgaaaaagtaactcacaatatacaaattaccaATGTAAAAGTTATCAATTCTTCAactataaatgcaaatatctttaaaactataagtcagcggcaactatatatatatattttcgtgatctggagagcGTCACCTTTCcactgatacccattttatccccgaaatccggggatgctattctaaattttaccctaattattttattttagttacaaatatattttataatttctatttaaattataatgatttgttacagtttttttgttaacaatttATGCAGAAGGTGctccaattcacaatagccatgcataatagtcattcacaataaattgaacGAATCAGCCGTtctatatcactagattctgcaatgggtgctctcgtgcccttgtatatttcggtatagcaTTTTTGccatctgcaatcttgcaaaagcaagcgaatacccctattgTATGCGAGCCTAAAACTAATGAGTGcaaatgtttattgttgttgttattattatttaagagaaagagagaatttAGTTTAAGGAAAGATCCATTAGCAAGTATGGAAATTATGAAAAGAGAAAAAGAGATAAGAGATGAATAATAAGACAGGTAAAGAGAGAATGAAGAGAGAAGTGTATGTTGTTGGTAGTGGGAGTATTGGCATAGATAACGTAATGGTATATGACTATATTATATAgtgtaaaaataacttttattcaatattgaacttttgttcaataattttagtacacacaataaaaaaagggttgcattctaactaataatcagtgttaccttacttacatatttcacaaaagaaccaaaagaaataaagaaaacaaagaataccccaatgacaggaaatataTAACACATTAGTTTTCCGCATATAATTCCTTTCTGCATTGggggccttcggccgcgcttcaaaaaaataaccttcggtcggaccaacacctgggcgtgctcagttcCTTTGCGTTCAAcaactcctttctgcgttggcgatccaacaccgggattTATCAAGATAATGAGAATTCGGAAAGATTTTACAATACTCATCACACGATAATGAATTTAGTTACGACGCCatattctttcttttttcttatttttattctattacaaaatatggtaacactaattttttgttgtttacaaccattttcttattttatgaaaaaatggattttaactaaagtttgatatggaattaaagttacttatgcactatttaatataaaataaatgattagaaactaattagtgaagtgtttgtggatataaaagtataaaatatagctgtgaaatgcattataaatcggagaaacacgcattttaaatagttgattttttgaactttaaatgcaaatatctcaaaaaccataagtcagcggcaactatatgtgtatacatttttgatctggaggacctcctctatccgtacatacccattttaaccccgaaatcggaggatgctattctaaatcgcagCCTAAATAATTTGCTTTTGCTGGTATATTATTCGTGTGTATGAAAATACACGTGAGTTCATCGATAGGTAATACAATATCATTTCTGGGTACATCCATCCTAATGGAAAGCACATCCTTAGTTAGTCTGCGCTCTAAATTGTGCAGTTGTTTGCAAATACTACGCCTTTATGATTGGCTTGTAAATTCATATATATTGGTATGTACACtctaaaatcaaaatatgaTTGCACATCTATTAAATCCTTTTCTGTCATCCTTAGCAAAGgagttttagttattttttcaaGCACTTTAATTTACAGGATTTTTACATTGATAATCATTGGAATAAGTTGCCGGAAAGTTGGCGGCTACATTTGGAACAGTTACATCCTGAAGAGTTGGCTActcttttaaattataacaagTTTAGCAAGCAGAAGCATGCTGTTTGGCCATTGTCATTATTAGCTTTACGTCACTTATTATTACAATTGAGTATACCAAGAAATCAATCTACAAATTCAATCGATTTGGTAAATATATCCTGACTTTCCCCAAGACTTAATTTACCATTtagtaatgatttaaaaaaaaaaaaatagagtgTATCGCAGAGGCCTGTTCTCAGCGACAGAAAGCTTGGGCATGCATTTAATAAATGCGTTAAACCTAAGAAGCGCCATGAAATACAGTTAATGGCATCTATTTGTGAATACAGCTGTCAAATATCACCGGTTGATTTTGTTGTGGATTTCGGCGCGGGCTTAGGGCATCTCGCACGAGTACTTGGTTATGGCTACGGTGTACGAGTTTCTTGTATAGAAATGCGTTCAGAACTTAATTTACAAGCACGCTGTATTGACACAAAATTGGAAAGTGTTCTTCAAAAACATTTACCATCAGAGAATCTACCGTGTTTTAAACGACCAAAACATGTAACATTATGCATAACACCAGACATGCAACCACATCAGTTTCTTCATATAATTGCGGAATCACAACATaagacaaatacaaattttaagtttGGGATAATTGGTTTACATCCCTGTGGTGATTTAGCAGTTATATTAATGCGTATGTTCACAAATATTCCTCAGGCtcgttttcttaattttgctaGTTGTTGTTATATGAAATTAACTACGGCTGAAACACAATCTAATATTAAACTACAAGGATACCCTCTTAGCCAATACTTATTAAAACAACAGGAATTctcgtttttgagttatgaagCTCTCGAGATATCTTGTCATGCTATGGAAATATATTGCGATCGTCTGGCTAGAGGTgattatgaatatttaaaagtacatTCTTTTCGAGCGGCGGCAGAGCGAATCATTATTAACCAATGGCCCAATTTAAGACATTGTGGGCTACGAAGTGTTAAGCATGTTCCTGGTATGGACTTCGAAGAGtatgtataaattaatatatttatgtatgtatgtttgtatatatcatACGTAGtttattatgcatacatatttctaaccaaaattcAATATCGTTTACAGTTATTTCTACAAAGCGACTCAAGGAGTTGAGGCGTCCAATTTACCACGTTCTGATTTGCAAACTACAACAACTCAAAATGATTTACTTCATTGGCAacgaattgttattttttacacTCTCCGACTTATGTTTGCACCGCTAATAGAGAGTATAATACTTTATGATCGGGCTTTATATCTTCAAGAAAATGGTGATTATaagaatacaataaaattaatataaatataattaactgTCTTTCAGAGTGTCAAGTAAATATTAAAGCAGCTTTTGATCCTCGCATATCCCCGCGGAATCACATAACTTGTTCCTTCAAACTCAAATAATCTTGTTgatgttatttaatattttccatacaagttcCGCTACAGTAAGTTATTGCCATGCTGGAAAATATAGAAAGCTTAAACCTTATACATGtaataaatgataaattaaattctgccaatttataattaaattatatttatttacttaataagaaaaaaatatcttttatggAGATCTATATATTCACTTTGATCGGTAAGTTAAGACTTAACTCgtcatattgatcatttataaacGTACTTTATAGAATTTCCGACGTGTATACTTTATTCAGGGGagaacaaatttaaaaagtaaatattgtcAATTTATATTTAGAATAAGCCAAGGGTCAAGAAAGCATTTTTTCagcttgtttatatttttatgtagctATCAccttataaaaatgtttgaagagAACCTTAAAAGTTTCTTCCCCCAGTGTGGACCATGACAATCaagcatttcttttaatttaaccACAGTTTCACTTTGTTTTGCTGTGATAATGAAGTAGCCAATTTTGTCAGATACTTACATTTGGCGATGCCGATTTATAGATAAACTGTCTTTAAATTAGTTAATCGTTAACTTTTCAGATATAGTTACTTCGGAAATGTTCCGATTTGTTAGATAAgcgtataattataattaacaaataaacaTACCAACATATTTCAGTAAGTTTATGTAAACTGTATTTAGagtgttatttatttaatggttgaaaattttatagatatacatacataaatgcacaGATAAAACTCATCATTATTTATAGTATCCCTTCTTGGTAGCTCCTTCTACTATTGTTCTAATAGCAGCAAATGCCTCTTGAGACGTGGGCTCAATCTCATTTGCAGGTAATATAAACATATCCGAGCTATCTGGGGGCCCCCGCAATTCGAAAGTGTAGGCAataggtatttttattttgctgtacgCCCAATCCATACTGCCTCCACTAGATGGATAAATTGTTTCAATCAAACTTCCGCTTGTATAATTACGACCGGTAAGTTCACGGATACGACCGGCAGCATTTCGTCCAAATTCTTGTAAATCATCATAGTTCGCTATATGCTCCTTGGTATAGCCATATGGGAACATTATCATTTGTGAATAAGAATGTAAGGCTATATAAGTTCTGATTTGCTCCTTTTCCGCATGCGCCGTAAGAAAGTCCATCAAACGTTTAGTTTCAGCTTCACTTGCTGCATTGGGACCGGAATAATCATAGCGGCATGGATCACCACTAGCTCCGGTGGTATTCCAGTGATCTGGATAATTGCGATTCAAATCAACACCACGGCATATGCCAAATAATTGACGATTTTTTCGCCACATTCGGTCATGTTCAAACGTATATTTATATCCATCTGGGTTAACGCAAGGGAATACAATCCAGTTATAATTGTTTGCCAACTTTCGAACAGCCTCATCTTTAGTAGTAAGCAGCTCATTTAAAAGATATGTAGCTGCCGCAGGAGCAATCCATTCGCGAGCATGTATACCACTCTCTATAAAAATAGCTTTGTTAGACTTATTTCTTGACAACTTTAAACCCTTAATAGGAACACCCTCTGTACTATTGCCCATATCTATTATTGTTAGATCTGTGGGATATTGTGCCACCATATATTCCAACCACGCATAAATAGtttgcaaatgaaaaaaatgtttccaatcGAGTGCAGAACCAGGTGTGTCTGCTGGCAAAACTTCTTTCATGTTGCGATCTATTTTCTCCTGGAAATTGAATGTCTGAAAAAAAGACAAATTCGTAAATTttcgaatacatatgtatgtgtgcctctgcattattattttcttatgaatGCATACCAATATGCGATGCTTGACATTAAAAGTTtgcaataaatttgcaaaatcggCCACTTTATGTGCAGCCACCAAAACCGTCAACTTTTGTCCTACTTCCCTTGCGTGTCCCATAAAAGTCAAgctgtcgctttgttgttctaaCTTTTGAAAGAGATCCACATGCTTATCTGTATCCAATTCAACACTGTAAACCCGATAGTGATCGTACCGAGCAATATCCTCAGGAACAAGTGAAAGATTATCCATTATACAATGTTCCGAGTATTCTCTTGCTTTTCCAACATatttttcgctgtttttttCAGCGTTGACACTATCTTTTGCTAGCATTGCTGAGAACATAATGATCAGTAAAAAGGCATTAATACTCAAATGCTGCGATGAACAACGCTTATATATCATTTCTTAacgcaaatataataaacatatataaatatatgtcgcaatttctttatttactttagctttgtatacatatgtatgtataagtatttatatgtattcatTTACTTTATCAGTTATTTAATTTGTGCTAAGTTTGACAGCACACAAAGAAATGACATGTCTCAGTAAGCAGTTCTGTGATCTTTTTGGGAAATCTGTCACAAAACTCATGCCGTATTCATCTTATCACTAATTTACTTtattgttttatgaaaaatcttACAGTAAGCGAAATTTAAATGTTTCTCATAGAAGAAAATAGattaaaaaatgataatttaataaaaatatgtggtTCGTATTAcgaataaaagttaaatattatCACGGTAGTGAAAGTAATTGCAATTaatctcttcaattttattATGCTCAGCTGAACATACAAATCTACATAGTTTTATACAATGGTACATACGATTGTATGTCTGAGGACAGTcagaaaatttacatacatatgtatgtattgatagCCGTTCTTGGAATGCAACTTTAGAACATGATTTTCcgcttgaaaaaaaattcaatgaccAACCTGGCGCCAAACGTGtaagatttaatttttattattaattaaatttttaaactttttaggtGCATCTTTTGCTTATTGAAAAAACACGCGCCCACCAGAGATGGACGcaattcaaaataaaagtgCTGCCCCTACAGACATTCGTATTGTGAAGATACGAATTTTCAATcaagaacttttttaaaatagtcGCCTATATTATTAACAATGTTTTTTACTATGCGTTAGATTAATGAATAATATTGATTTGAAAACCTTTCGTTCAGTTTTTTATTAGCTGTTTAGCTATGTCTGAACTAAACCCCAACTGCAACTATCAAAATCGGATACAACAAGGTCTTTTCAACTAAATTACATACTTACCACGTTATGGCAAGAACACGATAACTTAATGCGAATTAAATTAACCATTAAAAAGTATGAGACTATTAAAGTCGCgccaatttatatatgtacatatgaaacaTTTTTGCGTATTTTCAAAAAGCAAACCATTTAGAAATTCACATTCCATTTTTTCATAACAAAAGTAAAGTGGAGGaattaaaactactaaaagaatTTCTTATTACAAACAACTTGTCATTTTATGAATTTAACTCAATTTTTTAATACCTATTGGTATACACTATAGTTCCCCGTGCAGATAGGTATACACTATAGTGTATTTAAACTCGGTTATAActgcataagcggtgtctacgccaataaagaaaaaaaagtgtATTCAAATCTTTAgcattactaaatttttaaaaatatgtattaagttGTTTCAGTATAAAGTACACGTATTTCCTTTTGCGGGTTATAGACATAATATTTGaactagttttttttagttttgtgtgttttagatttataatttttcagtaAACCAATcgtttttgatttctgttttaATTTATGTTGTCGTTTAATTGGCTTTCCCTCCAGTAAAGAAGGAAAATCTCCCttctgtttttttgtattaatgttATTTCGTTGTATATTTTTGGCTTCAAATTCGAATTGTTTTTCATTGCTTTTACTACCATTTAATTCAaccatatgtaatttttttttgttgttttgttttttaataattgttgttTGATTTACTGGTTTCTCttccttttcatttttgttaacttttaatggtttttcaaaaacattagcaatgtatttatttctattctgttccattttcttcttctttatgtCTAATTCCACTTCCGAAAGGTTTGGCTTTCCTGCTTGTTTTCCGAGTAGTTTCCGTGGCCGCTTCTCTTTATATTCCAGTTCTTCATTATTGTTGGaattaacattttccattgttgtAACATTCGCTATCGCGTCGTCCAAAACTTTTTCATCCGCTTCTTGCTGTTCCTTAGTCATCGGAATGGTGTTTGAGAATTTCTTCAGTTTTGCTACATAAAAACCATCCATATTATGTATGTGCGGATAATACCGGCGAGTTAAATTTAAACTGGGATGAAAGCGGTATTGGCGATACTTTGTAAAGCCTTCAACGCCAAAATCTAAACCAGTTGGAACAAGCTTAACATTTCGTTTTCTGAGGGCATAGTCTATAACCCATTCATTCTCTTCAGGCAATACCGAACATGTTGAATACACAATGTATCCACCCGTTTTAGATTTGGCATCTACACAATCAATGGCAGTTAACAACAACTTCCGCTGAAGATTATAACAACGCTGTACATCTATCTCATTCTTTGTCGATTTGACACTTGGATCTTTAGCCACAACACCTGTGCCTGTGCATGGAGCATCTAAGAGAATACGATCAAATCCAGATATTAAATTACGAAATTTACAACCATCTTCACAGCTGACAATAGCGTTAATAACGCCAAGGCGATGAAAATTTGCTACTACTGCTTTTATCCGCTCCCGATTGGCATCATTCGCAAAAAGAACGCCTGTGTTTTTCATAATCGAAGCAATGTGCGACCCTTTGCCGCCTGGTGCAGAACACATATCTAAAATACGTTCATTCTCTTGAGGTGCTAAAGCCATGACTGGTAGCATTGAGGATGCTCCCTGAATCATATAATGGCCAGCCAAGTATTCGGGAGTAGCACCAAGTGGAACTTGTGAATTATAAACAACTAAACCGACTTTAGTCCATTTGCCCAAGGGATCTAAGTTGACGCCGCGGTTTATTAATGCTGCAGCCAAATCTCTTCGACGTGTTTTTAATGAATTTGTACGAATGGTTAATGGGCGGGCAacctaattaaaaattttttagatttaaaacCACAAAGTAAATAGTATAATAACTCACTTCAGAGGTTTCTAAATATTCCATAAGTTCCGTTAACGGGAACATGTCCATTAATTTACCCATTAGAAAATCATTATAGCTGTAGTAGATACAGAGATCGTGTCGTAACAGATCTAAATATTCTTGCCGAGACCGACCTTCTTGGCGATATCTTTTGAAATCAGATAAAACAAGCGTAATATCCTTAATACGTTGTTGTATTTCCTGAAGTGTAATTTCCTTTTGGTTATCTTCATCTTCCTCTGGAAATTTGAAAACTTCTTGACGATCAATCGACATTTGCATTTCCTTGGTAGCCATTTCAGCTTCCATAGCTTCGCGTTTCTTTAATCTCTTATTTTCCCGTTCAATCGGTAATAGACTATCGTCAACTTCATCGTCTTTGGATTTGCTATTGGTAGAATCAGTATCCTCTTCATCAGATAACTCAAAGTCGTCATCTGAATTGGCATTTTCATCGTCATAATCTGATATGTCATCTAGCTTTTCCATTTTAAAAGTTTCTTTACAAGCATCGTCTTCgccattttcttcttcttcactttCGGTTTGTTCTTCTAGTAAGTCTTCTTCACTTTTCTCAGCTTCAGACATTTCTTGGTCTTGGTCATCACTAGACTGTAATTTCTTTAGCTTTTTTAACTGCTTCGGTTTCAGCCACTCTTTATTATCGTCAGTAAATCCCACaatcttttgtttttgaaatttcaaatgctGCTGGATTCCTGCCAAAGCTTGTGGCTTATCagtgttatatttattttgtaattctgcTTCGTCGATTACATCGGCACCCTCGCTTAATTTCCTTTGTTGTTTATTAAGCTTCTGTTTCTTTACCTTTTGGATTTCTTTTTTCTGATCACGCTTAACCAGTCGTTGCCTTTGGCGATGGGATAGTTTTTTATCATCCATGTCATTTGAAGGCGCTGTAAGATGAAATTGTATATTCAAAGCTGTATATATTTTGGATTGATATAACTCCTTTACCAAAAGATTTTTTCGGGAAAGTTGGCGGCTTTTGCTTGCGGGACTTTCGACCAGGCCCTTTTTTTGGCTTTTCACTAAATTCTGCTTTCCGTCccattgtattattattaatgaaaatttatttgtttctaGCAGCCCAACGTGAATTCTCTAATCGTAGTAAGGAACAACACGTGGaatcaaaaatttgtatgttgAGAGATCTTTTGACACTTTACTTGAGAATTTGAAAAGCGGTATGATTATTTTGACATTTAGAAGAATCAGCTGTAATAGAGCCTTATCACacgaggcaacttttgttgcggcaactcttggtttataggcgagggggcgacaaggagaggggaatcgcgccgagtttccagtgttcagcaactggctttgtgttcttattcgtagcagttcgctgcgacgtttttcggcattcgtgttctttctttcgtagtacatagttgtatttgcgtatatttttttgaaattaatattttgaatatattaaaaaaatttaatttcatcttttggtaagtaatttgcaaatatgtatacaaatatacataatataatataaatattttagaaaatggagtatgacgaaaaaatcgaattaattaaagatattgtgaaatgcaTGGAGGAAGCAATACAAATTGATttagacgatagtaaaaagggtgatatatctttgttttaataaataaaatgtatttcttaattgacagagctgattaatatatgtgatagagtggcccaaatacctataaggaaaaagaagcgacaatgggttaaagtaaagagtagacaatgggttaaagtaaagtgaaagagaatgagaaaaaaactcgagcagagttgcgcaacacaagttgctcgtgtgaaggtaatgggcgacagcaaaagagaatcgcccgagaattagcaactaaagttgcctcATGTAATCGCAAACATATCAACCGTGAACAAATGtccaaaaaaagaagaagaggtgttttgttttcatttttattaataaatattatattcaattatcgatttttatttgatttgctgAATATCAAGGTTTAATAATACTGCAGTGCATATCTAttgaaaaattcatcaaaatgAATACGAgatattaactttattttaatggCCAATATTTTTTGGATACATTGCAATGCGgagcaaataatataaataattttcagctAATGTATAGATTGAATACAGGCTGTACTGAAGTATAACACAATGAATATAGAACTCGCCAGCTTTGAATTGAGCTCCAAGGCATTAATTGGATCTCTATTAGCATTATGCGCGTTATTCGCTTTTTGCCGCAATTTATTGCTGGAGGATGTTATATGTATACCTGGAAAAACTAAACATAGCTGGAAGTCTATCAAAATACTAGACAAGGTTggaacatatatttatttttttatagacgtacatacatacgtaaatagaaatttatattaacattttattaCATAGGCATGTTACTGCAACGCTTGTGAAATTCTATTGACTCATTCAGAAGGTCTCTTTTGCGACTGCTGTGGTATTTGTACCCATTCAGCCCATGCCTgttctaaaaaaattgatattaattttaaatgtaaagaTAAATGGCTCCGTCATGAAAAGGTTATGCGTCATTTATGGATTCGTGGTAACTTGCCAGTTGGGGTTGTTTGTTCATTATGTGATGTCGAAATCGATTACCATGCAACAGCGGGCCTCTTTGGCTGGCGGTGCGCTTGGTGCCAACGCTGCTACCATAATAA
This window encodes:
- the LOC120781209 gene encoding protein RRNAD1 isoform X2, encoding MKIHVSSSIGNTISFLGTSILMESTSLVSLRSKLCSCLQILRLYDWLVNSYILDFYIDNHWNKLPESWRLHLEQLHPEELATLLNYNKFSKQKHAVWPLSLLALRHLLLQLSIPRNQSTNSIDLSVSQRPVLSDRKLGHAFNKCVKPKKRHEIQLMASICEYSCQISPVDFVVDFGAGLGHLARVLGYGYGVRVSCIEMRSELNLQARCIDTKLESVLQKHLPSENLPCFKRPKHVTLCITPDMQPHQFLHIIAESQHKTNTNFKFGIIGLHPCGDLAVILMRMFTNIPQARFLNFASCCYMKLTTAETQSNIKLQGYPLSQYLLKQQEFSFLSYEALEISCHAMEIYCDRLARGDYEYLKVHSFRAAAERIIINQWPNLRHCGLRSVKHVPGMDFEDYFYKATQGVEASNLPRSDLQTTTTQNDLLHWQRIVIFYTLRLMFAPLIESIILYDRALYLQENECQVNIKAAFDPRISPRNHITCSFKLK
- the LOC120781209 gene encoding protein RRNAD1 isoform X1, encoding MKIHVSSSIGNTISFLGTSILMESTSLVSLRSKLCSCLQILRLYDWLVNSYILQRSFSYFFKHFNLQDFYIDNHWNKLPESWRLHLEQLHPEELATLLNYNKFSKQKHAVWPLSLLALRHLLLQLSIPRNQSTNSIDLSVSQRPVLSDRKLGHAFNKCVKPKKRHEIQLMASICEYSCQISPVDFVVDFGAGLGHLARVLGYGYGVRVSCIEMRSELNLQARCIDTKLESVLQKHLPSENLPCFKRPKHVTLCITPDMQPHQFLHIIAESQHKTNTNFKFGIIGLHPCGDLAVILMRMFTNIPQARFLNFASCCYMKLTTAETQSNIKLQGYPLSQYLLKQQEFSFLSYEALEISCHAMEIYCDRLARGDYEYLKVHSFRAAAERIIINQWPNLRHCGLRSVKHVPGMDFEDYFYKATQGVEASNLPRSDLQTTTTQNDLLHWQRIVIFYTLRLMFAPLIESIILYDRALYLQENECQVNIKAAFDPRISPRNHITCSFKLK
- the LOC120781210 gene encoding zinc carboxypeptidase-like; this encodes MIYKRCSSQHLSINAFLLIIMFSAMLAKDSVNAEKNSEKYVGKAREYSEHCIMDNLSLVPEDIARYDHYRVYSVELDTDKHVDLFQKLEQQSDSLTFMGHAREVGQKLTVLVAAHKVADFANLLQTFNVKHRILTFNFQEKIDRNMKEVLPADTPGSALDWKHFFHLQTIYAWLEYMVAQYPTDLTIIDMGNSTEGVPIKGLKLSRNKSNKAIFIESGIHAREWIAPAAATYLLNELLTTKDEAVRKLANNYNWIVFPCVNPDGYKYTFEHDRMWRKNRQLFGICRGVDLNRNYPDHWNTTGASGDPCRYDYSGPNAASEAETKRLMDFLTAHAEKEQIRTYIALHSYSQMIMFPYGYTKEHIANYDDLQEFGRNAAGRIRELTGRNYTSGSLIETIYPSSGGSMDWAYSKIKIPIAYTFELRGPPDSSDMFILPANEIEPTSQEAFAAIRTIVEGATKKGYYK
- the LOC120781208 gene encoding 25S rRNA (cytosine-C(5))-methyltransferase nop2; translated protein: MGRKAEFSEKPKKGPGRKSRKQKPPTFPKKSFAPSNDMDDKKLSHRQRQRLVKRDQKKEIQKVKKQKLNKQQRKLSEGADVIDEAELQNKYNTDKPQALAGIQQHLKFQKQKIVGFTDDNKEWLKPKQLKKLKKLQSSDDQDQEMSEAEKSEEDLLEEQTESEEEENGEDDACKETFKMEKLDDISDYDDENANSDDDFELSDEEDTDSTNSKSKDDEVDDSLLPIERENKRLKKREAMEAEMATKEMQMSIDRQEVFKFPEEDEDNQKEITLQEIQQRIKDITLVLSDFKRYRQEGRSRQEYLDLLRHDLCIYYSYNDFLMGKLMDMFPLTELMEYLETSEVARPLTIRTNSLKTRRRDLAAALINRGVNLDPLGKWTKVGLVVYNSQVPLGATPEYLAGHYMIQGASSMLPVMALAPQENERILDMCSAPGGKGSHIASIMKNTGVLFANDANRERIKAVVANFHRLGVINAIVSCEDGCKFRNLISGFDRILLDAPCTGTGVVAKDPSVKSTKNEIDVQRCYNLQRKLLLTAIDCVDAKSKTGGYIVYSTCSVLPEENEWVIDYALRKRNVKLVPTGLDFGVEGFTKYRQYRFHPSLNLTRRYYPHIHNMDGFYVAKLKKFSNTIPMTKEQQEADEKVLDDAIANVTTMENVNSNNNEELEYKEKRPRKLLGKQAGKPNLSEVELDIKKKKMEQNRNKYIANVFEKPLKVNKNEKEEKPVNQTTIIKKQNNKKKLHMVELNGSKSNEKQFEFEAKNIQRNNINTKKQKGDFPSLLEGKPIKRQHKLKQKSKTIGLLKNYKSKTHKTKKN